Sequence from the Saccharopolyspora pogona genome:
CCTCCCACGCCGCGATCTTCTTCTCATCGAACCGAAGGAAGATGCCTTCGCCGAAAACCTCCACAGCAGGGTAGATCGGTGAGCGACGCCGATTGGGCCCAAGGTCGGGCCGGATCAACGCCGCGTCGGCGTCATACCTACTGAAGTGGCGAAGCGCTCGGACCTCACGAACGCGTCGTACCTGCCCAACCCCGCTGATCGCTTCCAGCAGGCTCTTCGGACCGTTTGCCTCGTCGAGATTCCTTCCGTCTACGACGAAGTAACCTCCGCTGAGGTCACGTCGTCCCTGTAACTTCTTGTGGAAGGCCGCCCACTCACCGTCCTTGAGGTCGAGCAGCATCTCGTCAGTCGATACTTCCTCGCCGACCGCCACAGCTAGAACGACCTCGGCGGTGGTCTCCAGCTCCTCAGCGATCCACCCGGCGACCATCTCGGACTGGGGGCCACCATTGTCGGCAACGACTCTCCCGAAATAGACGTGCCCCCGGATCTGATCTGCCACCTCTGCCGACACCGGACGCTCCTCAGGGATATCGAGTGCAGAGATCCGATCGGCAATGTAGTTCCCCGTCGCGCCGCGCTGCACGGCAGCGAGCGGGTGACGGCATGGCTTCTGCTCCGAACTTCCCTCCGGTTCCCAGGGCTGGCGGCCGCTGCACCGAATGCCATCACGTTGGAGCGCTCCCTTGCTGACCAGCTCGGAGAGCGAACGTGAGTTCCCGCAACCGTGGCATTTCACGATGAGGGATTCAAGGCCCTCACCATGCGAGGCAACCTTTCGGAAGCGGAGTTCCCGGTACGACCGGCAGACGCGGACCTCTTCCCGCAGGCGAGCCTCACGGCCGCGGTGCACCCACTGGAACCACGGTACGTCCTGGATGTGACTGCCTTTTTGACAGACGGCCACAAACCTCATCGGGACTAGCGGGCCACCACACTCGCAGTGGTTGTCCCACTTCCCCTTCTTGCGTCCGGTCAGCTTCGAAAGCTTGTCGCAACGCTCGCAGAAGCGCCATGCTGGGAATCGCCAGTACATGAGCGACGGCGTCCCCTTGGCAGCGTGACCTGAGTGCGTAGGCGGTTGCCTCAGCTTTCCCGCCCCGAGCCTCACCATGAGCCGCTCGCAGCTGATTTCCGGGGCGAACCTCGTGTCCCACCACGACGTGTCGGCGGCCATAAGCGACTCTCCCTGGACATCAGTGATCGCACCGACACCGAACGGTGTGATCGTCTCGGAGAGCCGCAGGTCATGCTTGATCTTCTCCACGGAGTACCTCCTCCTGCGGTTCCTGAACCTCGACGGCAACGTTCGGCTCTACGGACCGCATCGAGTCTCCGACCAGCCAACCCTCCCCAGGATCGCCGAATCGCTTGAGTAGCGCACTGACTTCGGACTTGGGACGACGCTCGTAGTACAGGTCACCGTTGGTTTCCCGGGCTTGTGAAGCACGGCGGTCCCAATCCCGGAGCAGGCTCCAGACTTCGCCCTCCGTTTCCCGCAGCTCGAGTGGTTCGGACCGCGCGACGTGGCCGAGGAACTGACCAACCAATCTCTCCACGGCATCGCTTACCCGTACGTCCTCAAGGTCGAGCATGACGGCGGAGTTGTTGTCCGCCAGCGGCTTAAGAGACTGCCGCAGCAATGCGGCAAGCGCGCCCGCCAGGGACCTGTCCCGCGAGGACAGTGACCAAGGAGTCACGCTCGTCGGTTCCACGCTCAGATACAGCGTCTCGTGGTAGCTGCGGAACGTCTCGAAGTGAGAGCGGTCGCGAGCCCGGTTCGACCGGAACAAAGTAACCACAACTCCACGGGTCTCTCCGCGTCCGACGCGGCTGGTGGACTGGATGTATTCGGCAGTGGTCTTCGGCTGTCCCACCATGAGCATCAGCGCCAGGCGCGGGATATCGATGCCGACGGACAGCATGTTCGACGACAGCACGACATCGACGGCGTCCGCTGAATCATTGGCGCTCACACGCAGAGCCCGGAGGTCCCTGGGCAGTTCCTCGGCTGTCCTTCGACTGGTGAGCTCGAGGACCTGATGCACCTGGCGGAGTGAAATACCGAGGCGCTCCGCGCGAGGTTCCAGACGACCGTTGACGTCGTCGACCACCAGCGTGCTCGTACGGCCGAGCTCGCGAAGGCTGTTGTGGTACATGACGAGAGTCCAGTAGGCATCTCGCGGAGTCGTGTCCGCGCCCTTCTGGGCCAACGCCTCAGGAATCTCGACCATCGGTGTGGCGGACGAGATCACCGCCGACGGCTGGGACACCGACTGCGGCATCAGTCCGACGTAGAGCCGGCCTTCGCCGTTCTCAACGGGCCTTGAGAAAAACGTCCGGTCGTCATCGAGCCCGGAGGGCGGGTACAGCGCGACCTTCCGCCCGTACAAGGCCTGGACCTGCTCATCAGAAGCGCGGATCGTCGCGGTGGAGGCGACGATCTTCGGCGTCGTACCCGAGCGGCTGAGCAGCACCTGGATCACCGCATCGAACATAGCGACGGTGGTCCCGAGCGGGCCCGACAAGAGGTGCAGCTCATCCTGAATGACCATCGATGGCTGCTTGAAGACCGTGCCGATGCCCAAAAGCCGTCCAGCCTCCGGTTTGAACTGGAGCCTGGCGAACTTGTCGACCGTCGCCAGGAGGATGGTCGGCGGTTCTTCGTACAGGACCTCGTCAACGACGGTGAGCGGCAGGCGCTCGTGGAAGGGGCAGTCCGAGTCGACGCAATGCAGGACGACATCTGAACCTTCGAGTCGCAAGCCGTAGTCGGACGCTTTGTCGCTCCTGATCCTAGGGATCAGCGGAGTCAGGCACCACGAACAGCTCTCGACCTGGAACTGATTGGCCTCCTCCGGGCGGGCCGCCTTCATGAGGCGGTCACGAGCACCAACGGCATCCTTCCTCGTCCCAGGCGAGACCTCATTACCGACCCACAAGCCGATGGAAAATGGCGGCATGGTCTTAACCTTCGGGTGGTTCGCGCGCATCAGCTCCATTGCGCATACCAGCGCCGCGGCGCGCTGGAACTGCTGCGATGTCAGAAGCCGCAGCGTGTATCGCGTGATCACGGCAGTGCCGCCACCTGCGATCCCATGCACGATCCGGCGGTGGAAGATCTCCACCGCAGCCAGGCCGAGATATGCTTCGGTCTTCCCACCACCAGTCGGGAACCAGATGAGATCGACCAGCTCGCGGTCGTCGTGCTCAGGGTTCACGGTCGAGGCCAGAGCGATGAGCAGGAAGCCCAGTTGGAAGGGACGCCAGCGGGGCTCCCTGATCTGCTCATCGGGAATTCCCTTGGAACGTTGGGCCTGACACATCTGCAGACGCATGGCCTCCATGCCGAGGGCGAACGCAGTCCGTACCTGCTCCTGGTTCGCCGCGCCCAGAAACTCGACGCCGTCGCGCATCCTCGCAGCAGCGACCTCGGATCTCTTGGCGATCCTGATCGCGACGTCGGCATCACGTCCAAATCCCTCGGCTCGTGTCATCTGCTCACGGGACCACTCGGAGAATGCACCAACGAAAGCACGGAGCGAGGCCAGCACCTCGGGTCCGTTCTCCTCGATGAGGGCTAGATACCGCAGCTCGAGTGCCTGAGCCTCAGGCGTTCCTTCACTAAAACCGGTCGTCTCGACTGCGGGAACGACGAACGCCGGCACGGGGTCCAGAAACACACGGACGCACTCGCCGTCGGTAAGCTTCCAGTCGGCGGCCATGCCGTGGCCAACAGCGTAGGCTTTCCTGTTCCGATACCGAACGCGCAGTTCCGCAGCCTCCTGGTCGGCGTCAAACGACCGCGTGGTGTCGTACTCGAGGAACCGGGCTCCGTCAGAGTGTCTCACCTCCAGCTTGACTTGGAAGAGCATCAGCGGGATGTCCAGGCGCTCGTCTCCTTTCGTGCCGGCGAGCACCCGAACATGCACTGTCACCAGCTGTACGCCCTTGAAATCACGCCAGCGCGCACCGATCTCAACCGGGACTTCGCCAGCCGTGAAACGCTTCGGCCCCTCCTCTTTGTCCAGCACCAGTCCCTTAGAGGGGAAGGGGGTGCGCTCCCAGCGCGGCGGGCCATCACCAGCGACCTTTGCGTAAGTACCGCACGAAAAGTCGACCGTGACGCTCTCTCCGTTCGTGACGAAGGAGATCGCTGCCGACGACGGCCGCCAGTCTTCGGCCAGTGGGACGTTTACGCCGCGCTCTTCCACATCGCCGTTGAAAACATCAGGCTCATCGTCCTCAGTCGCCTGCCCTTTGCCCTCGGACCGAAGATAGCGGCCGTCGTCCCGAGGAAACAGCATGCCCACCGCGTACTGCCGATGTGGTGGGTTGAACGTGATCTCGCCTTCGCCGCCCTCTGGTCCGACGTAGGCCTTGCGCAGGTGTTCCAGCGCCAGCGTCTGCGGTCCCGTGAAATTCACTTCTCGACCTGCTTTCGGACGAGTTCCTGGAGTCGCTTCTTGTCATCCGCTGAGACCAGAACGTGCAGCGTCACCCGTGCACGAGTCACAGCGACATAGAACGCCGCCGTGCCGCGCTCGTCGAACTCCTTCGGAAGATCACACACGATGACGTGCTCGGCCTCCAGCCCTTTGGTGTAGCGCGGGCTCGTGACGACGAATTTCGCGTCACCCAACGCAGGCGGATCGTCGGACGTCGTGCTGATGATCCAAATGTCATCGCGTCGTGCACCGTTGAACACCAGCTCGCGTGCGGCCTGCTCCGCTGCGAAAAGGTCAGCTTCTCCGTCAACGGGGCGCCAGTAGACGCGCTCCCCGTTGACAATTCCCGGGTCTCCGACGTCTGCGCCTAAATACTCCTGCACGACGTGGACCATCGCGCGGGTATTCCGAACGTTCTTCTGGAGCTGGAGCTGAGTCGCCTCCGTCTTGACGAGGTCGCAAACCTCTGGGTCGTACTCACCGTCGACGTGCGCCTGGTTGTTGGGGTCGAGGAACATCCGCCAGCGTCCCTCGGCCCGGCCGCCACGGATCGCCTTGTCGAGCGCGTCCATGCCATCGGCGTTCATGAGGTCCTGGGCCTCGTCAACGAACACCACGTCGTACTGCTTGCCATCGGCGAGGTTGCTGAATGGCAGCAAATCGATACTCCGGCCCCTGACCAGCGGTTCGAAGAACCGAACGAGAGAAGGCGAGTGGAAGGTGATGAGGACGGACTTACCGTCCTCTGACTCCTGCTTCGCAGCCTCTGCTAGAACAAGGGACTTTCCGGTCCCGGCACCACCGAACACGAGCATGCGCGGGTTAAGCGCGAGGGCGGCCAGCACCTGCGCCTGCCCCTGGGTCGCCCGGTTCTGCTCCTCGATAACGGCGCCACGCTGTGCGTCGATGATCGGCATTCGGGTGAACTCCCCGAACAGCCGAGTGCGCAGCTCATCCGCACGCGCGATCTTCTGACGAGGAGGCGCGCTCCGCGCTTCCTTTGCGACCTCAGCGAACGCTGCCGTCAGGCTGGCGACGCTCATCGCATCTTTGGCCCACCAGTGGTTACTCTTCCACTCGACGGCAGGCGGAGGCGACTCGATGTCCGGTGTGACGGCGACTGCCTCGCACGCGAACCATCCCGCACCGTCCTCTTTGAGGATCTCGCGCAGTGCGAACATCGCTGTCCGCGCCTGGTCCATGGGCGACTCGCGCAGCTTGTGCCAGTCGCCACGGCGGTCAATCGAGTACCAGTTTCCGTCGTACTTGCGGACACCACCGCCCTTGACCTCGAGCACGATCACCACGCCGTCCCACAGCACGACGAAGTCTGCCTCGGCCTGCTGCTTGGTCGAATGGCTGCGCAGCTTGATGGAGTGGAACGCCACCGCGTCCTTTGGCCCTTCCACCTGCTGCAGCATCCGCGCCAGCCTGGTCTCGGCCGCGCTGGTGCTCGAGACTTCGATGTCACGAAGGTCGGGAACAAGGATCACGCGTGCTGCTCCTTCCACAAGTCTTCGTACTCGCGGTACCCGAGGAAGTCGTT
This genomic interval carries:
- the drmB gene encoding DUF1998 domain-containing protein, with protein sequence MEKIKHDLRLSETITPFGVGAITDVQGESLMAADTSWWDTRFAPEISCERLMVRLGAGKLRQPPTHSGHAAKGTPSLMYWRFPAWRFCERCDKLSKLTGRKKGKWDNHCECGGPLVPMRFVAVCQKGSHIQDVPWFQWVHRGREARLREEVRVCRSYRELRFRKVASHGEGLESLIVKCHGCGNSRSLSELVSKGALQRDGIRCSGRQPWEPEGSSEQKPCRHPLAAVQRGATGNYIADRISALDIPEERPVSAEVADQIRGHVYFGRVVADNGGPQSEMVAGWIAEELETTAEVVLAVAVGEEVSTDEMLLDLKDGEWAAFHKKLQGRRDLSGGYFVVDGRNLDEANGPKSLLEAISGVGQVRRVREVRALRHFSRYDADAALIRPDLGPNRRRSPIYPAVEVFGEGIFLRFDEKKIAAWEAEPAVQARAGILKRRRADVEWASKRLVVPEPRFIALHTLAHLLIRRLAFESGYASASLQERIYANPDRLDKTAGILIYTAAGDAQGTLGGLVRLGEPKKLISLLVSALEDADFCSNDPVCIESDSQGASQLNLSACHGCALVSETSCETGNRLLDRQLVLGGSDVRGLLDGVLEEIRAVPAEG
- a CDS encoding helicase-related protein, with product MNFTGPQTLALEHLRKAYVGPEGGEGEITFNPPHRQYAVGMLFPRDDGRYLRSEGKGQATEDDEPDVFNGDVEERGVNVPLAEDWRPSSAAISFVTNGESVTVDFSCGTYAKVAGDGPPRWERTPFPSKGLVLDKEEGPKRFTAGEVPVEIGARWRDFKGVQLVTVHVRVLAGTKGDERLDIPLMLFQVKLEVRHSDGARFLEYDTTRSFDADQEAAELRVRYRNRKAYAVGHGMAADWKLTDGECVRVFLDPVPAFVVPAVETTGFSEGTPEAQALELRYLALIEENGPEVLASLRAFVGAFSEWSREQMTRAEGFGRDADVAIRIAKRSEVAAARMRDGVEFLGAANQEQVRTAFALGMEAMRLQMCQAQRSKGIPDEQIREPRWRPFQLGFLLIALASTVNPEHDDRELVDLIWFPTGGGKTEAYLGLAAVEIFHRRIVHGIAGGGTAVITRYTLRLLTSQQFQRAAALVCAMELMRANHPKVKTMPPFSIGLWVGNEVSPGTRKDAVGARDRLMKAARPEEANQFQVESCSWCLTPLIPRIRSDKASDYGLRLEGSDVVLHCVDSDCPFHERLPLTVVDEVLYEEPPTILLATVDKFARLQFKPEAGRLLGIGTVFKQPSMVIQDELHLLSGPLGTTVAMFDAVIQVLLSRSGTTPKIVASTATIRASDEQVQALYGRKVALYPPSGLDDDRTFFSRPVENGEGRLYVGLMPQSVSQPSAVISSATPMVEIPEALAQKGADTTPRDAYWTLVMYHNSLRELGRTSTLVVDDVNGRLEPRAERLGISLRQVHQVLELTSRRTAEELPRDLRALRVSANDSADAVDVVLSSNMLSVGIDIPRLALMLMVGQPKTTAEYIQSTSRVGRGETRGVVVTLFRSNRARDRSHFETFRSYHETLYLSVEPTSVTPWSLSSRDRSLAGALAALLRQSLKPLADNNSAVMLDLEDVRVSDAVERLVGQFLGHVARSEPLELRETEGEVWSLLRDWDRRASQARETNGDLYYERRPKSEVSALLKRFGDPGEGWLVGDSMRSVEPNVAVEVQEPQEEVLRGEDQA
- a CDS encoding nuclease-related domain-containing DEAD/DEAH box helicase is translated as MILVPDLRDIEVSSTSAAETRLARMLQQVEGPKDAVAFHSIKLRSHSTKQQAEADFVVLWDGVVIVLEVKGGGVRKYDGNWYSIDRRGDWHKLRESPMDQARTAMFALREILKEDGAGWFACEAVAVTPDIESPPPAVEWKSNHWWAKDAMSVASLTAAFAEVAKEARSAPPRQKIARADELRTRLFGEFTRMPIIDAQRGAVIEEQNRATQGQAQVLAALALNPRMLVFGGAGTGKSLVLAEAAKQESEDGKSVLITFHSPSLVRFFEPLVRGRSIDLLPFSNLADGKQYDVVFVDEAQDLMNADGMDALDKAIRGGRAEGRWRMFLDPNNQAHVDGEYDPEVCDLVKTEATQLQLQKNVRNTRAMVHVVQEYLGADVGDPGIVNGERVYWRPVDGEADLFAAEQAARELVFNGARRDDIWIISTTSDDPPALGDAKFVVTSPRYTKGLEAEHVIVCDLPKEFDERGTAAFYVAVTRARVTLHVLVSADDKKRLQELVRKQVEK